One genomic window of Pseudomonadota bacterium includes the following:
- a CDS encoding glycosyltransferase family 39 protein: protein MLRFHDRIQGHAWLRGSALPRRGRYAAGYLAAVAVLGLLCAWLRQPALEQDVFRNEDVAGITYNADLLRHGKLPLVDSLEIKEPGSYFVTAGLWRVFGRSLTVLQTFGVFWAWLAAVGVLVAGQQLFGLSTGVLAALLYTLLAPISDSLDVNYNAWMMTPCIWGLALFALGLRRGRLGWFVAAGIAVTVSAVFKRQAGLAAPAYVLVLLILPSLRAAPARAAFSRRRALAAYIVGGLVGLLPIATFYALHGQLGALLHQFFMSEGGWGYVRGEVDWSGRWERLEDGVLGLWEYLSLPGLLAALSLAALPLRRRSNFSAAEILLVLHLACDALAASVGFRFYKSYYQQLLPPLVLLAAHPQGVLLRWFSGAARRACWPELARRLALVGLLVVLGVPAALRSLAEVRHSLRTRNEFSTPHYEARQIASFIARHTQPTERIWIWGRWGWPIYYHADRLAPTRFYKVLGVVTTNLTNTWRRPTEMTRFVPRGPWRELAAELKQTLPPFIVTANNESYAGFTPFESLLRQSYRPLSGAGLSGFVVWVRSDRQVRWP from the coding sequence ATGCTTCGCTTTCACGACCGGATCCAAGGACACGCCTGGCTCAGGGGGAGCGCGCTGCCGCGGCGGGGGCGTTACGCCGCCGGCTACCTCGCGGCGGTCGCCGTGCTCGGGTTGCTCTGCGCCTGGCTGCGGCAGCCGGCGCTGGAGCAGGACGTCTTCCGCAACGAGGACGTCGCCGGCATCACCTACAACGCGGACCTGCTGCGCCACGGCAAGCTGCCGCTGGTCGACAGCCTCGAGATCAAGGAGCCCGGCTCCTACTTCGTCACTGCCGGGCTCTGGCGGGTTTTTGGCCGCAGCCTGACGGTGTTGCAGACCTTCGGCGTGTTCTGGGCCTGGCTCGCCGCGGTCGGCGTGCTGGTCGCCGGGCAGCAGCTCTTTGGGCTGAGCACGGGCGTGCTCGCGGCGCTGCTCTACACCCTGCTGGCGCCGATCAGCGACAGCCTCGACGTCAACTACAACGCCTGGATGATGACGCCCTGCATCTGGGGCCTGGCGCTCTTCGCGCTCGGCCTTCGTCGTGGTCGGCTCGGCTGGTTTGTGGCGGCAGGGATCGCCGTCACCGTCAGCGCGGTGTTCAAGCGTCAGGCCGGCCTCGCCGCGCCCGCCTATGTGCTGGTGCTGTTGATCCTGCCGAGTCTGCGCGCCGCGCCCGCTCGGGCGGCTTTCTCCAGGCGTCGTGCGCTTGCCGCCTATATCGTCGGCGGCTTGGTTGGGCTGTTGCCGATCGCGACCTTCTACGCGCTGCACGGGCAGCTCGGCGCGCTGCTGCACCAGTTTTTCATGTCCGAGGGTGGGTGGGGCTATGTCAGGGGCGAGGTCGACTGGTCCGGGCGCTGGGAACGCCTCGAGGACGGCGTGCTCGGCCTCTGGGAGTATCTGTCGCTGCCGGGCCTGCTCGCTGCGTTGAGCCTCGCAGCGCTACCGCTGCGGCGGCGCAGCAACTTCAGCGCGGCCGAGATCCTCCTGGTCCTTCATCTGGCCTGCGACGCGCTGGCGGCGAGCGTTGGCTTCCGGTTCTACAAGAGCTACTACCAACAGCTCCTGCCGCCGCTGGTCTTGTTGGCTGCCCACCCCCAGGGCGTGCTGCTGCGCTGGTTTTCGGGGGCGGCGCGGCGCGCGTGCTGGCCCGAGCTGGCGCGCCGCCTGGCGTTGGTGGGCCTGCTGGTCGTCCTCGGCGTGCCCGCGGCGCTGCGCAGCCTGGCCGAGGTCAGGCATTCCCTGCGCACCCGCAACGAGTTCTCCACGCCGCACTATGAAGCGCGGCAGATCGCGAGCTTCATCGCCCGCCACACGCAGCCGACGGAGCGGATTTGGATCTGGGGTCGCTGGGGCTGGCCGATCTACTACCACGCCGATCGACTGGCGCCGACGCGCTTCTACAAGGTGCTGGGGGTGGTCACGACCAACCTGACCAACACCTGGCGCCGGCCGACCGAGATGACGCGCTTCGTCCCGCGGGGGCCCTGGCGCGAGCTGGCGGCGGAGCTGAAGCAGACACTGCCGCCCTTCATCGTCACGGCGAATAACGAGAGCTACGCCGGCTTCACCCCCTTTGAGAGCCTGCTGCGGCAATCCTACCGGCCGCTGAGCGGGGCCGGTCTGTCGGGCTTCGTGGTTTGGGTCCGCAGCGATCGGCAGGTCCGCTGGCCGTGA
- a CDS encoding nucleotidyl transferase AbiEii/AbiGii toxin family protein has translation MVDQDDGAPVDKSQSRPPTVDDLLRVCDALNRAEARYVVVGGMAVIQLGFVRATEDIDLLVESSNENLDRLKQALSVLPDKAVREINPGDLDEYVVIRVADEVVVDLMKYACGIDYEAASREVEVVDIEGVAIPFANARLMWRLKQTVRVKDELDRTFLRHVLAEQGAEPPPAAVGTRGGAASPVRRAAFGVVLAVLIPAALLMVYLWWHRSPP, from the coding sequence GTGGTCGATCAAGATGATGGCGCGCCGGTAGATAAGTCACAATCCCGTCCTCCCACAGTGGATGACCTGCTGCGGGTCTGTGATGCCCTCAATCGCGCTGAGGCTCGATACGTGGTCGTGGGCGGAATGGCGGTCATTCAGCTCGGCTTTGTCCGTGCCACGGAGGACATCGACCTGCTCGTTGAGAGCTCTAACGAGAATCTCGACCGCCTGAAGCAGGCCCTGTCGGTGTTGCCCGACAAGGCGGTGCGAGAGATCAACCCCGGTGACCTCGACGAGTACGTCGTCATACGTGTCGCTGATGAGGTCGTAGTCGATCTAATGAAATATGCCTGTGGAATCGACTACGAAGCTGCTTCGCGCGAGGTCGAGGTCGTGGATATCGAGGGGGTGGCGATTCCCTTTGCCAACGCCCGCCTGATGTGGCGGCTGAAGCAGACCGTACGCGTCAAGGACGAGTTGGACCGAACCTTCTTGCGGCACGTGCTGGCCGAGCAGGGGGCTGAACCTCCGCCAGCCGCGGTCGGCACCCGTGGTGGAGCGGCGTCGCCTGTCCGCAGGGCAGCCTTCGGTGTGGTGCTGGCGGTGCTGATACCGGCTGCGCTGTTGATGGTCTACCTCTGGTGGCACCGCAGTCCCCCTTGA
- a CDS encoding HEAT repeat domain-containing protein, producing the protein MSDAHCISAAARRFLEAVDRFKIWASGTPENERHGEWECDYADWSEIYASWKNLIADTPIQQWNQALMDLALYAIARDNECQVLANQVPRESLRAVAEAACTCSEPDARWQLAVELGEPPGDGEDLLLKLANDENEYVRRRALQSLARLGSPAATELAVCEWEQAGDDFPWSRMNALWVLHRVSDPSLEAYLARAQESPNSLLREYVDKVRRGDIEA; encoded by the coding sequence ATGAGCGACGCACACTGCATTTCTGCGGCAGCGCGGCGATTCCTGGAAGCCGTTGATCGGTTCAAGATCTGGGCATCGGGCACTCCAGAGAACGAACGGCACGGGGAGTGGGAGTGCGACTACGCAGACTGGTCGGAGATCTACGCCTCGTGGAAGAACCTCATAGCGGACACTCCCATCCAGCAGTGGAACCAGGCGCTAATGGACCTCGCTCTTTACGCGATCGCTCGGGACAACGAATGCCAGGTCCTCGCCAACCAAGTGCCCCGGGAATCACTGCGCGCTGTCGCGGAAGCGGCGTGCACCTGCTCGGAGCCCGACGCTAGGTGGCAATTGGCTGTGGAGCTAGGCGAGCCGCCTGGCGACGGCGAAGACCTACTCTTGAAGTTGGCCAATGACGAGAATGAATACGTGCGCAGAAGGGCCTTGCAGAGTCTAGCTCGGCTCGGGTCGCCGGCGGCCACCGAGCTCGCCGTTTGCGAGTGGGAGCAAGCGGGCGACGACTTCCCGTGGTCGCGGATGAACGCGCTGTGGGTGCTGCATCGTGTCTCGGACCCGTCCCTCGAGGCCTACCTGGCAAGGGCCCAGGAATCGCCGAACTCCCTGCTCCGGGAGTACGTGGACAAAGTCCGGCGCGGCGACATCGAGGCGTGA